The proteins below are encoded in one region of Bosea sp. BIWAKO-01:
- a CDS encoding DUF2147 domain-containing protein, whose protein sequence is MARLSAGMLVLAALAGMSSLQAAAADPMSEVVGRWRDSDGESEIAIARCGQALCGKIVWLKQERVDRSNPENNLRGRSLLGVQVLTGFRPEGTAGVLAGEGYNPEDGRTYKTTLSLQSQTTLVVKGCVLGGFICDDDTWTRRP, encoded by the coding sequence ATGGCCAGACTTAGCGCCGGAATGCTTGTTCTCGCCGCATTGGCGGGGATGTCATCACTACAGGCCGCCGCTGCGGACCCGATGAGCGAGGTCGTTGGGCGCTGGCGCGATTCCGATGGCGAGTCCGAGATTGCGATCGCGCGTTGCGGGCAGGCGCTCTGCGGCAAGATCGTCTGGCTCAAGCAGGAGCGGGTCGACCGATCAAATCCCGAAAACAATTTGCGCGGACGTTCGCTGCTCGGCGTCCAGGTCCTGACTGGCTTCAGACCCGAGGGCACGGCTGGGGTGCTGGCCGGGGAGGGGTATAATCCGGAGGATGGCCGCACCTACAAGACCACGCTCAGCTTGCAGTCACAGACGACACTCGTCGTAAAGGGGTGCGTGCTGGGTGGCTTCATCTGCGATGACGATACCTGGACGAGGCGACCCTGA
- a CDS encoding aspartate aminotransferase family protein, translated as MDDGYALLEPASAALAGLESRPTSLHAEEEARLLALEAEYCSHGDTVHYTQFPKIFSGCDGSYMFDAEGNRFLDLQMWYSAVNFGYANPRLNAALKRQIDTLPQVASQYLHREKIELAAMIARDAQAKFGSKGRVHFNVGGAQAVEDSLKLVRNASNGKSLMFAFEGGYHGRTLGASAITSSYRYRRRFGHFGERAQFVPFPYHFRAPKGMSKEEYGVHCVKQFARLFESEYNGVWDPKARQSEYAAFYVEPLQGTGGYVIPPPNFFIELKKVLDQHGILLVVDEIQMGFYRTGKLWSIEHFGVTPDVIVFGKAVTNGLNPLSGIWAKEELINPTIFPPGSTHSTFNANPLGTAVALEAMKMMEEDDYETMVMEKGAYFLEGLQELKRRHRIVGDVDGLGMALRIEICEPHDSYTPSKRLVDLMCDEGMKADLVVDGQRYGLVLDIGGYHKNVITLAPALTMTHAEIDLALALLDQLFTRVARV; from the coding sequence ATGGATGACGGATACGCCTTGCTTGAGCCGGCTTCCGCAGCACTGGCTGGCCTGGAATCCCGGCCGACGAGCCTCCATGCCGAGGAGGAGGCGCGCCTGCTCGCCCTCGAAGCGGAGTACTGCTCCCATGGTGACACGGTCCATTACACGCAGTTCCCGAAGATCTTCTCGGGTTGCGACGGCTCCTACATGTTCGATGCCGAGGGCAATCGCTTCCTCGATCTGCAGATGTGGTATTCGGCGGTCAATTTCGGCTATGCCAATCCGCGCCTGAACGCGGCGCTGAAGCGCCAGATCGACACTCTGCCGCAAGTCGCGAGCCAGTATCTCCATCGCGAGAAGATCGAACTCGCCGCGATGATCGCCCGTGATGCGCAGGCGAAATTCGGCAGCAAGGGGCGGGTGCATTTCAATGTCGGCGGCGCACAGGCGGTCGAGGATTCACTGAAGCTCGTGCGCAATGCGAGCAACGGCAAGAGCCTGATGTTCGCCTTCGAGGGCGGCTATCACGGTCGCACGCTCGGCGCCTCCGCCATCACCTCGTCCTACCGCTATCGCCGGCGCTTCGGCCATTTCGGCGAGCGGGCTCAGTTCGTGCCGTTTCCCTACCATTTCCGCGCCCCCAAGGGCATGAGCAAGGAAGAATACGGCGTGCATTGCGTGAAGCAGTTCGCGCGCCTGTTCGAGAGCGAGTATAACGGGGTCTGGGATCCCAAGGCCCGCCAGTCGGAATATGCGGCCTTCTATGTCGAGCCGCTCCAGGGCACCGGCGGCTACGTCATTCCGCCTCCGAATTTCTTCATCGAGCTGAAGAAGGTCCTCGATCAGCACGGCATCCTGCTCGTCGTCGACGAGATCCAGATGGGCTTCTACCGAACCGGAAAGCTGTGGTCGATCGAGCATTTCGGCGTGACGCCGGATGTGATCGTCTTCGGCAAGGCGGTGACCAACGGGCTGAACCCGCTCTCCGGCATCTGGGCCAAGGAAGAGCTGATCAACCCCACCATCTTCCCGCCAGGCTCGACCCACTCGACCTTCAATGCGAACCCGCTCGGCACTGCTGTCGCGCTCGAGGCGATGAAGATGATGGAGGAGGACGACTACGAGACCATGGTGATGGAGAAGGGGGCCTATTTCCTCGAAGGCCTCCAGGAACTGAAGCGCCGGCACCGGATCGTTGGCGATGTCGATGGTCTCGGCATGGCGCTGCGCATCGAGATCTGCGAGCCGCATGACAGCTACACCCCGTCGAAGCGGCTGGTCGACCTGATGTGCGACGAGGGCATGAAGGCCGATCTGGTGGTCGACGGCCAGCGCTACGGGCTCGTCCTCGACATCGGCGGCTACCACAAGAACGTCATTACGCTGGCTCCGGCGCTGACGATGACCCATGCGGAGATCGATCTGGCGCTTGCGCTGCTCGATCAGTTGTTCACGCGCGTCGCCAGGGTTTGA
- a CDS encoding carboxylesterase, with protein MAAKDNSLRFAGGGTGFLLIHGLGGTPVELRLVARALARAGHTVHCPQLAGHCGSEDDLLATGWRDWTASVEAELARMKLICDTVIVGGLSMGAVMAMLIAARHRDDVHGLALYAPTLWYDGWSIPWYSFLLKLLINTPMGRRYRFVERPPYGVKDERTRAMIVGAMGGGDSSQAGLLGTPAGSLQQMWALIKDTRRRMGEITCPALVVQAREDDISGLSNAAYIQRRLGGIVDTVVLNDSYHLVTIDQQRDVVIDRSLALAARLSVPGKVRREPASLCAVAAE; from the coding sequence GTGGCAGCAAAAGACAACAGCCTTCGCTTCGCCGGTGGCGGGACTGGTTTCCTCCTGATTCATGGTCTGGGGGGCACCCCGGTGGAACTGCGGCTCGTCGCCCGGGCGTTGGCGCGGGCCGGGCACACCGTGCATTGCCCCCAGCTGGCTGGTCATTGCGGCAGCGAAGACGATCTCCTGGCGACGGGCTGGCGTGACTGGACCGCCAGTGTCGAGGCGGAACTCGCGCGGATGAAGCTGATTTGCGACACGGTCATCGTCGGGGGATTGTCGATGGGGGCGGTGATGGCGATGCTTATCGCGGCACGCCACCGCGACGACGTCCACGGGCTTGCCCTCTACGCCCCGACGCTCTGGTATGATGGCTGGTCGATCCCCTGGTACAGCTTCCTGCTGAAGCTCTTGATCAACACGCCCATGGGCCGCCGCTATCGCTTCGTCGAGCGGCCTCCCTATGGCGTCAAGGATGAGCGCACCCGCGCGATGATCGTGGGGGCGATGGGCGGCGGGGACAGCTCGCAGGCCGGCCTCCTGGGCACGCCCGCGGGCTCGCTTCAGCAGATGTGGGCGCTGATCAAGGACACGCGCCGCCGGATGGGCGAGATTACCTGTCCCGCGCTCGTCGTGCAGGCGCGCGAGGACGACATTTCCGGTCTCTCCAATGCCGCCTATATCCAGCGGCGCCTTGGCGGGATCGTCGATACTGTCGTGCTGAACGACAGCTATCATCTCGTGACCATCGACCAGCAGCGCGATGTCGTGATCGACCGCTCGCTTGCCCTGGCGGCGCGGCTGTCCGTTCCAGGCAAAGTCCGACGGGAGCCGGCGAGTCTCTGCGCCGTTGCGGCGGAATGA
- a CDS encoding arginase family protein, whose amino-acid sequence MRVIDLDGSAAVQEPLHRRIGAGAATRIDATDLGSALRIVASRRALSLLHERLRAKPMREGEASVTFYGSGDFHHLTAGLLAQTSRPLTVVHFDNHPDWVRFPATMNCGAWVNRALELDHVKRVVTIGPCSSDLVRPEWQFANLDAVSDGRIELYPWRHAPSRVWRRYRDGRGHTQKAGALHWRNLADENWGDFLDELIRNLPTRRIWLTIDKDVLGPGDAATNWDQGELPFENLLLAIERLAEQCEIAGVDICGDYSEPRFTDPFRATLAYFDHPPRRQVTAAELAVNARVNGALLDCFDRVLS is encoded by the coding sequence TTGCGTGTAATCGACCTCGACGGCAGTGCGGCGGTTCAGGAGCCGCTGCACCGGCGCATCGGTGCGGGAGCCGCCACCCGCATCGATGCGACCGATCTTGGAAGCGCATTGCGTATCGTCGCAAGCAGGCGGGCGCTGAGCCTGCTGCATGAGCGGCTGCGCGCGAAACCCATGCGGGAAGGCGAGGCTTCCGTGACGTTCTACGGATCAGGCGACTTCCATCATCTGACTGCCGGCCTGCTTGCGCAGACCAGTCGGCCGCTGACGGTCGTGCATTTCGACAATCACCCCGACTGGGTGCGGTTTCCGGCGACCATGAATTGCGGCGCCTGGGTCAACCGCGCCCTCGAACTCGATCACGTCAAGCGGGTCGTGACGATCGGCCCATGCAGCAGCGATCTGGTCAGGCCGGAATGGCAATTTGCCAATCTTGACGCGGTCTCCGACGGGCGGATCGAACTCTACCCATGGCGGCATGCGCCCTCTCGTGTCTGGCGCCGCTATCGTGATGGGCGCGGACACACGCAGAAGGCCGGGGCGCTGCACTGGCGCAATCTCGCGGATGAAAACTGGGGCGACTTCCTCGATGAACTGATCCGCAACCTGCCGACCCGCCGGATCTGGTTGACGATCGACAAGGATGTTCTTGGCCCGGGCGACGCCGCGACCAACTGGGATCAGGGCGAGCTGCCGTTCGAGAATCTGCTGCTCGCGATCGAGCGGCTGGCGGAGCAGTGCGAGATCGCCGGCGTCGATATCTGCGGCGACTACTCCGAGCCTCGCTTCACCGATCCGTTCCGGGCGACGCTCGCCTATTTCGATCATCCGCCGCGACGCCAGGTCACTGCCGCCGAGCTGGCGGTCAATGCGCGCGTGAACGGTGCGTTGCTGGATTGCTTCGACCGGGTGCTGTCATGA
- a CDS encoding HAMP domain-containing sensor histidine kinase: MPIRKTSLRLRLVIGFLLVSVPAMLTSAYVAARLISSAFEANVEQWLGETSRFFMLEVTEATQEAQRVASVIGHRLETSVHGDLRRPKAIEREFALLSSVGYDLIAIYDDRREMLFTSRDFTSSAVLPTETSQGIFKITTGDEKQLMAGAVQSVQVNDKPAYVLVGTWLDDSYLGSIKVVTSLDVRLFAETGAGLESVMLTHPDDTRTVPDAIRERLAKGEDTIFDREADGGAYRAVYTAFRGIDGKLAAVAFIGLPSGADFFEQLGPSQLFIGIFLLGSLISIIVGAAMSGILVKPLRALTRGVRAIAAGDFKQRVPETGGREIAQLAAGFNGMAEQLGKLHALETELRRRDRLSALGQAAMVIAHEVRNPLGIIKTSTEVVRNRAKLGVAEDRMLGYVIEEVRRIETLVRDFLDFAQPKAPSKTVFPFRAVIDRVASIAMPELDRHGIVLDIKDHSGGGVISGDPDQLHQAGLNLVLNAIDAMPAGGMITAELTSANGEISLTISDQGGGVADEIRGEIFNPFFTTKTKGTGLGLAKVQSVAAAHGGRAHYASPPGQGASFTITLPLLERGAPG, translated from the coding sequence ATGCCTATTCGCAAGACGTCGCTCCGGTTGAGGCTTGTGATCGGCTTTCTGCTGGTCAGCGTCCCGGCGATGCTGACCTCCGCCTATGTCGCGGCGCGGCTGATCTCCTCCGCCTTTGAGGCGAATGTCGAGCAATGGCTCGGCGAGACCTCGCGCTTCTTCATGCTCGAGGTGACCGAGGCGACACAGGAGGCGCAGCGCGTCGCCAGCGTCATCGGTCATCGCCTGGAGACCTCGGTCCACGGCGATCTTCGCCGCCCCAAGGCCATTGAGCGGGAGTTCGCGCTGCTCAGCTCGGTCGGTTATGACCTGATCGCGATCTACGACGATCGGCGCGAAATGCTGTTCACGTCGCGCGACTTCACGTCGTCGGCGGTCCTGCCCACCGAAACGAGCCAGGGCATCTTCAAGATCACGACCGGGGATGAAAAACAGCTCATGGCCGGCGCCGTACAGAGCGTTCAGGTCAATGACAAGCCGGCTTACGTTCTTGTCGGCACCTGGCTCGACGATTCCTATCTCGGCAGCATCAAAGTCGTGACCTCGCTGGATGTCCGGCTCTTCGCCGAGACCGGCGCCGGTCTGGAATCCGTCATGCTGACCCATCCGGACGATACGCGCACGGTACCCGATGCTATCCGTGAGCGCCTGGCGAAGGGCGAGGATACGATCTTCGACCGCGAGGCCGATGGCGGCGCCTATCGTGCGGTCTACACGGCCTTCCGCGGTATCGACGGCAAGCTGGCGGCTGTCGCATTCATCGGGCTGCCAAGCGGTGCAGACTTCTTCGAGCAGCTCGGACCATCCCAGCTCTTCATCGGCATCTTCCTGCTCGGCAGCCTCATCTCGATCATCGTCGGCGCTGCGATGTCGGGCATCCTGGTCAAGCCGCTGCGTGCATTGACGCGCGGCGTCCGGGCGATTGCGGCCGGCGATTTCAAGCAGCGGGTTCCTGAAACCGGCGGGCGCGAGATTGCGCAGCTCGCCGCGGGGTTCAACGGTATGGCGGAGCAGCTCGGCAAGCTGCATGCTCTGGAGACCGAACTCCGGCGCCGCGACAGGTTGTCGGCCCTTGGGCAAGCGGCGATGGTGATTGCCCATGAAGTCCGCAATCCGCTCGGAATCATCAAGACCTCGACCGAGGTGGTGCGCAATCGCGCCAAGCTCGGGGTCGCCGAGGACCGCATGCTTGGCTATGTGATCGAGGAGGTGCGCCGGATCGAGACGCTGGTGCGGGACTTTCTCGACTTCGCCCAGCCCAAGGCGCCGAGCAAGACGGTCTTTCCATTCCGCGCGGTGATCGATCGGGTCGCCTCGATCGCCATGCCGGAGCTTGACCGTCATGGCATCGTCCTCGACATCAAGGATCATAGCGGGGGCGGGGTGATCTCGGGCGACCCGGACCAGCTCCATCAGGCGGGCCTGAATCTCGTCTTGAACGCGATCGATGCGATGCCCGCTGGCGGAATGATCACGGCGGAGCTCACATCGGCCAATGGCGAGATTTCGCTGACGATCAGCGATCAGGGGGGTGGCGTGGCTGACGAGATCAGGGGCGAGATCTTCAATCCCTTCTTCACCACGAAGACGAAGGGCACCGGGCTTGGTCTCGCAAAGGTGCAATCCGTCGCTGCTGCGCATGGGGGCCGCGCCCATTATGCGAGCCCGCCGGGGCAGGGCGCCTCGTTCACGATTACATTGCCTCTGCTGGAGCGGGGAGCACCCGGATGA
- a CDS encoding GNAT family N-acetyltransferase gives MNAPRARIVERIAEIAPEAWDRCCPGEAENHAYYSACEQALAGSGSGIAMGAACVEDALGISAIAPFFQFTYRLDTPFQGGLRRFGDAVFRLAPRLVSLNVLCVGSPYAERCHASVRDGLGSDQSASAFAALGEILDQHARSVGADVVAWKDVAAQDVSGLRDALLSRGFAGVGSLPFAVLDLPFVGEADYLASLSAATRKDIRRKLAKAGEVRVEMRHGIEGIESEIAELYESTRAESGLDYGDLEVLPPGYFKAVSAALGERAVFALYWVGQTLAAFNLLLIENDRVIDKFLGMRYPLARQHNLYAVSWMTNVRFCLERGIARLQTGQTAYASKLRFGSRLVPSTVFFRHRNAALQWALKSASPWFAFDRFDPDLRALRRSPAREQATREQAA, from the coding sequence ATGAACGCGCCGCGCGCCCGCATCGTCGAAAGGATCGCCGAGATCGCGCCCGAGGCGTGGGATCGCTGCTGCCCCGGCGAAGCCGAAAATCATGCCTATTACAGCGCTTGCGAGCAGGCGCTGGCCGGGAGCGGCAGCGGGATCGCCATGGGCGCGGCCTGTGTCGAGGATGCGCTTGGCATCAGTGCCATCGCGCCATTCTTCCAGTTCACCTACCGGCTTGATACGCCGTTTCAGGGGGGGCTTCGGCGCTTCGGCGATGCGGTGTTCAGACTGGCGCCGCGTCTCGTCTCCCTCAACGTGCTCTGTGTCGGCTCGCCCTATGCCGAACGCTGTCATGCCTCAGTGCGGGATGGGCTTGGTTCCGATCAATCCGCGTCTGCATTTGCGGCGCTGGGCGAAATCCTCGACCAGCACGCCCGAAGCGTGGGGGCCGATGTCGTGGCCTGGAAGGACGTTGCCGCGCAGGATGTGTCGGGGCTGCGTGATGCGCTGCTTTCGCGCGGATTTGCGGGTGTCGGCAGCTTGCCGTTCGCGGTCCTCGATCTGCCCTTCGTTGGCGAGGCGGACTATCTCGCCTCGCTCTCGGCTGCCACGCGCAAGGATATCCGGCGCAAGCTGGCGAAGGCCGGCGAGGTCCGGGTCGAGATGCGGCATGGGATCGAGGGCATCGAGAGCGAGATTGCCGAGCTCTATGAGTCGACGCGGGCCGAGAGTGGCCTCGACTACGGCGATCTGGAGGTGCTTCCCCCCGGGTACTTCAAGGCTGTCTCGGCGGCGCTCGGCGAGCGCGCCGTCTTTGCGCTCTATTGGGTGGGCCAGACGCTGGCCGCCTTCAATCTGCTGCTGATCGAGAATGACAGGGTGATCGATAAGTTCCTCGGCATGCGTTACCCGCTTGCCCGCCAGCACAACCTCTATGCGGTGAGCTGGATGACGAATGTTCGCTTTTGTCTCGAGCGCGGCATCGCCCGGCTGCAGACCGGCCAGACAGCCTATGCGTCGAAGCTGCGCTTCGGCAGCCGACTGGTGCCTTCAACGGTCTTCTTCAGGCACCGGAATGCCGCGCTGCAATGGGCCCTGAAATCGGCCAGTCCCTGGTTTGCCTTCGACAGGTTCGATCCGGATCTGCGGGCGCTGCGCCGCTCGCCGGCAAGGGAGCAGGCGACAAGGGAGCAAGCGGCATGA
- a CDS encoding EamA family transporter, whose product MTLVLWFALSVICDVAGQLCFKLGADRLPDVDGRALVLAALRDSWICWGILIYLVEVVVWLRILAEVPLSIAFPIASLNFLGVTLASAVFLKERVVRRQWLGACLITLGVVIVARTA is encoded by the coding sequence ATGACCCTCGTGCTTTGGTTCGCCTTGTCGGTGATATGCGACGTCGCAGGCCAGCTCTGTTTCAAGCTCGGGGCTGATCGTTTGCCCGACGTGGACGGACGGGCGCTTGTCCTGGCGGCGCTGCGCGACAGCTGGATCTGCTGGGGAATCCTGATCTACCTCGTCGAGGTCGTGGTCTGGCTGCGGATTCTTGCCGAAGTGCCGCTTTCGATCGCGTTCCCGATCGCCAGCCTGAATTTCCTTGGCGTCACGCTTGCCAGCGCCGTGTTCCTCAAGGAGCGCGTCGTGCGTCGGCAATGGCTCGGTGCCTGCCTCATCACTCTTGGCGTCGTCATCGTCGCCCGCACCGCCTGA
- a CDS encoding MtnX-like HAD-IB family phosphatase: MLWQAIVDFDGTITCEDTTDQILARFAEPGWEAIEDDWVSGRIGSRECMARQVELLRVLPAVLDGFTETIAIDSGFGAFVALCRRHDIPVTVVSDGLDRTIRAVLGRIELGALPVIANHLAAVGGDRWQLTSPHAALTGDCASGTCKCRVADGFGRPLTLLVGDGRSDFCLAGQADLVFAKKSLIGHCHDNALPHHPFSDFSEAVGLLAELLASPVTSGAQNQLKDMIDG; the protein is encoded by the coding sequence ATGCTGTGGCAGGCCATCGTCGATTTCGACGGAACGATAACGTGTGAAGACACGACCGACCAGATCCTGGCGCGTTTCGCGGAGCCGGGCTGGGAGGCTATCGAGGACGACTGGGTTTCCGGCCGGATCGGTTCTCGCGAATGCATGGCCCGGCAGGTCGAATTGCTGCGCGTCCTGCCGGCCGTGCTCGACGGCTTCACCGAGACGATTGCGATCGATAGTGGCTTCGGCGCCTTCGTCGCACTCTGCCGACGGCACGATATCCCGGTTACGGTCGTCTCCGACGGCCTTGATCGCACGATCCGCGCGGTGCTGGGCCGGATCGAGCTCGGCGCGCTGCCCGTCATCGCCAATCACCTCGCTGCGGTCGGTGGCGATCGCTGGCAGTTGACGTCGCCGCATGCCGCACTAACCGGCGATTGCGCGAGCGGCACCTGCAAATGCCGTGTGGCCGACGGCTTCGGACGACCGCTGACCCTGCTCGTCGGTGACGGCCGCTCGGATTTCTGCCTCGCCGGCCAGGCGGATCTCGTCTTCGCCAAGAAAAGCCTCATCGGGCATTGCCACGACAATGCTCTGCCTCATCACCCCTTCTCCGATTTTTCCGAGGCCGTCGGCCTGCTGGCAGAACTGCTGGCCAGCCCGGTGACGAGCGGAGCCCAGAACCAACTCAAGGATATGATCGATGGATGA
- a CDS encoding sigma-54 dependent transcriptional regulator → MTHSILVVDDEARLADVLAAALDDLGYRATAVENAREALSSLEQERFDLVLTDLRLPGMDGRALLQEVRKRWPDVPVVVITAFATVRDAVELVKEGAFDYIAKPFEMEDVAAVIRRALRLAEVVRDNERLRGELEGRYSFENLIGTSPPFRRVIEQVTEVCETRATVMLNGESGTGKEVVARAIHFNSPRRNKPFVAINCAAIPETLLESELFGHVKGAFTGALANRVGRFAAADGGTLFLDEIGDMPIAVQAKLLRAVQERSFEPVGGTRSQTVDVRLIAATHRDMRQAVAAGEFREDLFYRLNVFPIQLPALRERREDIPILAAYFLATLAEAMGKRVTGFTPAALSAMDGHDWPGNIRELHNCVERAVIVAKSPTIDVPDLPRDLFEGGARRAERDRLPNDLDAELERLERGFIIEALRRTDGVQVQAARLLGIAERSLWHRIKKLDVKLGRKIVE, encoded by the coding sequence ATGACCCACAGCATCCTGGTCGTCGATGACGAAGCCCGACTGGCCGATGTTCTGGCGGCAGCGCTGGATGATCTCGGCTATCGCGCGACCGCCGTCGAAAACGCCCGCGAGGCGCTTTCGAGTCTGGAGCAGGAACGGTTCGACCTGGTGCTGACCGATCTGCGCCTGCCGGGGATGGATGGGCGCGCCCTGCTACAGGAGGTGCGCAAGCGCTGGCCGGATGTTCCGGTCGTGGTCATCACCGCCTTCGCCACGGTTCGCGACGCTGTCGAACTCGTGAAGGAGGGCGCCTTCGACTACATCGCCAAACCGTTCGAGATGGAGGATGTCGCGGCCGTCATTCGTCGCGCATTGCGGCTTGCCGAAGTGGTGCGTGACAATGAGCGGCTGCGGGGCGAACTCGAGGGCCGTTACAGCTTCGAAAATCTGATCGGAACGAGCCCGCCCTTCAGAAGAGTGATCGAGCAGGTCACCGAGGTCTGTGAGACGCGCGCCACGGTCATGCTCAACGGAGAGAGCGGCACCGGCAAGGAGGTCGTCGCACGCGCGATCCATTTCAACAGTCCGCGCCGGAACAAGCCCTTTGTCGCGATCAATTGCGCTGCCATCCCGGAGACATTGCTCGAAAGCGAGCTCTTCGGTCATGTGAAAGGTGCTTTCACCGGAGCGCTGGCCAACCGCGTCGGCCGCTTCGCAGCCGCCGATGGCGGAACGCTCTTCCTCGACGAGATCGGCGATATGCCGATCGCCGTTCAGGCGAAGCTGCTGCGTGCGGTTCAGGAGCGCAGCTTCGAGCCTGTCGGCGGCACCCGCAGCCAGACGGTGGATGTCCGGCTGATCGCGGCAACCCATAGGGACATGCGCCAGGCGGTTGCGGCCGGCGAGTTCCGGGAAGACCTGTTCTATCGGCTCAACGTCTTCCCGATCCAGTTGCCCGCCCTGCGTGAACGCCGCGAAGACATCCCGATCCTCGCCGCGTATTTTCTCGCGACGCTGGCCGAGGCCATGGGCAAACGCGTGACCGGCTTTACACCGGCTGCTCTCTCGGCGATGGACGGCCATGACTGGCCCGGCAATATCCGTGAGCTGCATAACTGCGTCGAGCGCGCGGTGATCGTCGCGAAGTCGCCGACCATCGACGTCCCGGATCTGCCTCGCGACTTGTTTGAAGGCGGCGCCCGGCGCGCCGAGCGCGATCGCCTCCCGAACGATCTCGATGCCGAACTCGAGCGGCTCGAGCGCGGCTTCATCATCGAGGCGCTGCGGCGTACGGACGGCGTCCAGGTCCAGGCTGCGCGGCTCCTGGGCATTGCCGAGCGGAGCCTGTGGCACCGCATTAAGAAACTGGACGTGAAACTCGGCAGAAAGATCGTCGAGTGA
- a CDS encoding HpcH/HpaI aldolase/citrate lyase family protein: MTRKQPKIGCWLAAPDVVFIEIAADLAFDTLVLDVEHGTLSLGDLDKLIPLARALKLEVLVKVAGPQAEPIQQALDFGANGVVIPHVGSVAHATAICRSAKYPMLGTRSYAGARSVRYSAPSASYFEDDNRDTACYPMIETAEALADVEAILALPTVDGVFVGPSDLSLTRGRGRYRFSDADRDDISRIASACAAAEKPWIMPAWSAAERAFAGDRGASLQVVAEQQAAMASGLQMARTAV, from the coding sequence ATGACACGGAAACAGCCCAAGATCGGCTGCTGGCTTGCAGCACCTGACGTGGTCTTCATCGAAATCGCGGCGGACCTGGCATTCGACACGCTCGTCCTCGATGTCGAGCACGGGACGCTGTCGCTTGGGGACCTCGACAAACTCATTCCACTTGCTCGCGCCCTGAAGCTCGAAGTTCTGGTCAAGGTTGCCGGGCCGCAGGCCGAGCCGATCCAGCAGGCGCTCGACTTCGGCGCGAATGGCGTCGTGATCCCGCATGTCGGTTCCGTGGCGCATGCAACGGCAATCTGCCGTTCGGCGAAATACCCGATGCTGGGAACCCGGAGTTATGCCGGAGCCCGCAGCGTCCGCTATAGCGCGCCATCCGCCAGCTATTTCGAGGACGATAACCGCGACACCGCCTGTTATCCGATGATCGAGACGGCCGAGGCGCTTGCCGATGTCGAAGCCATTCTCGCCCTGCCGACCGTGGATGGCGTTTTCGTTGGCCCCTCGGACCTTTCGCTGACGCGCGGGAGAGGTCGCTATCGCTTCAGCGATGCCGATAGGGACGATATCAGCCGGATCGCTTCCGCCTGCGCTGCGGCGGAAAAGCCCTGGATCATGCCGGCATGGTCCGCGGCAGAACGAGCCTTCGCCGGAGATCGCGGCGCGTCACTCCAGGTGGTCGCGGAGCAACAGGCAGCGATGGCCAGCGGGCTCCAGATGGCGCGCACTGCCGTGTAA
- a CDS encoding EamA family transporter has protein sequence MSTIETSRQLVPWRQLWIWTVFIALDTATQLAFKWGADGLADMDFGLQMMIRASTLPGVWLAAIGYAATFIVWMLILRDMPLSRAFPMTGLAYVTVPLLAWLALGERIDAVQAGGIALIVAGVIALGWEDEEDGDGQT, from the coding sequence ATGAGCACGATCGAGACTTCGCGGCAGCTCGTGCCATGGCGCCAGCTTTGGATCTGGACGGTCTTCATTGCGCTCGATACCGCGACCCAGCTTGCCTTCAAGTGGGGGGCGGATGGGCTCGCCGACATGGATTTCGGGCTGCAGATGATGATCAGGGCATCGACGCTGCCGGGCGTCTGGCTGGCGGCGATCGGCTATGCCGCGACGTTCATCGTCTGGATGCTGATCCTGCGTGACATGCCGCTCAGCCGCGCTTTCCCGATGACCGGGCTCGCCTATGTCACGGTGCCTCTGCTCGCCTGGCTTGCGCTCGGCGAACGGATCGACGCGGTTCAAGCCGGTGGCATCGCCCTGATCGTCGCCGGCGTCATTGCTTTGGGTTGGGAGGATGAGGAGGATGGCGATGGCCAGACTTAG